CGACGACCGATGCCCGCGCCAAGGAGCTTCGCAAAGTTGTTGATCGTATGATCACCCTCGGCAAGCGAGGCGACTTGCATGCTCGACGCCAGGCCATCAAGGTGATTCAGGATCGTAAGGTTGTCGGCAAACTCTTTGAGTTGATCGCTCCCCGGTACACTGACCGTCCCGGCGGATATACAAGGATCATCAAACTCGGTAACCGCCTTGGTGATAATGCTCCGCAGGTCATTATCGAGCTGGTCGAAGAGGAATTTACCCCGCGCGTGCGTAAGGCTGCCGACGACAAGGCTGTTGCCGAGTCTGTCGCGACCGAAGTTGCCGAGGCTACCGAAGCTGCTGCGGATACGAAACAGGCCGAATAAGGTTACATCGGTTTATCCCGTAAGTTCATAAGAAAAAAGGCAAGGAGTTTTCTCCTTGCCTTTTTTTGTTCGATTAAGGATTCTTGACCCCTCTTGGCACTGCATGCTACTTTGTAACCTTCGAATTTTGGAG
This DNA window, taken from Syntrophotalea carbinolica DSM 2380, encodes the following:
- the rplQ gene encoding 50S ribosomal protein L17, with the protein product MRHNKSGRRLGRNSSHRAAMMRNMVTSLLEHEKITTTDARAKELRKVVDRMITLGKRGDLHARRQAIKVIQDRKVVGKLFELIAPRYTDRPGGYTRIIKLGNRLGDNAPQVIIELVEEEFTPRVRKAADDKAVAESVATEVAEATEAAADTKQAE